In Streptomyces sp. Li-HN-5-11, the sequence CGGCCACGTAGGCTGCTGCGATTCCTCGCCGAACCGGCACGCCCGCCGTCACGCCGCCGCCGACGGCCATCCGATCGTGGCGTCGCTGGAGCCCGGCGAGGACTGGCGCTGGTGCTTCGTCCATGAGGCGTTCGTATGATGCCCGGCGACGAGAAGCGGCCCGGCGCAGCGCCTGTGCCGGACGAGGCGGAGGAGAGCGTCCCCTTCGAGACTCCCGACATCTACGGCGCCTATCCCCGCCTGTCGGACGACCAGACGGCCCGCTTGGCGCAGCATGGCCGGCGGCGCGCGGCTGACGCCGGTGACGTGCTGATCCGGGAGGGCGAGCGGTGCGAGACGTTCTACGTCGTCCTCAGCGGCTCGGTCGCCATCGTCGAGGGCTACGGCACGCCCGACGAACACCTGCTGCGGGTGCACGGCCC encodes:
- a CDS encoding UBP-type zinc finger domain-containing protein, which gives rise to MTLHADPHLALVRPVQPQTSEGCQECLLLGSPWVHLRLCLTCGHVGCCDSSPNRHARRHAAADGHPIVASLEPGEDWRWCFVHEAFV